A single window of Leclercia adecarboxylata DNA harbors:
- a CDS encoding GlxA family transcriptional regulator produces MLEIGLYLYPGVQQAAVLGLNDLFGVANMFSQKYQANKANLLRVTHWQQPGPKDLPVRVFDTEPEADPTLPSAIIVPPTLREPAIIGTTPALTPWLTGLHNQGVILSSVCAGAFVLASTGLMNGRKMTTHWAYADLLSQRFPDIEVDVNQLIIDDGEIITAGGLMSWTDLGLRLVHRLLGPTVMIDTARMLLVDPPGREQRYYSVFSPRLTHGDAAVLKVQHWLQATQAKDATLSSLAAQAGLEERTFLRRFQKATGMTSTEYCQHLRVGRAQELLQFSSDSFDRIAWEVGYSDPGALRKIFTRIVGLTPGEYRRRFSASQAKEQMA; encoded by the coding sequence ATGCTGGAAATTGGTTTGTATCTTTACCCCGGGGTTCAGCAGGCTGCCGTGCTTGGGCTGAACGATCTCTTTGGCGTGGCCAACATGTTTTCCCAAAAATATCAGGCAAATAAAGCGAACCTGCTGAGAGTGACACACTGGCAGCAGCCTGGCCCGAAAGACCTTCCTGTGCGCGTTTTTGATACGGAACCTGAAGCCGACCCGACGTTACCCTCCGCGATAATCGTCCCGCCGACCTTACGCGAGCCTGCCATCATTGGCACGACGCCGGCGTTAACGCCATGGCTTACCGGTCTGCACAATCAGGGGGTTATCCTGAGTTCCGTATGCGCTGGCGCGTTTGTCCTGGCATCAACGGGGTTAATGAACGGGCGGAAAATGACCACGCACTGGGCCTATGCCGATTTACTGAGCCAGCGTTTTCCCGACATAGAGGTCGATGTGAATCAGCTCATTATTGATGACGGCGAGATCATCACCGCGGGCGGGCTTATGTCCTGGACAGACCTCGGCTTGCGGTTAGTGCATCGGCTGCTCGGTCCGACCGTGATGATCGACACCGCGCGCATGCTGCTTGTCGATCCACCCGGGCGCGAGCAACGCTATTACAGCGTCTTCTCGCCGCGTCTGACCCATGGCGACGCGGCGGTCCTTAAGGTGCAACACTGGCTCCAGGCAACGCAGGCAAAAGATGCCACCCTGTCGAGCCTGGCGGCGCAGGCGGGATTAGAAGAGCGTACATTTCTGCGCCGCTTTCAGAAGGCAACCGGGATGACCAGCACGGAATATTGTCAGCACCTGCGCGTTGGCCGGGCGCAGGAGCTTTTGCAGTTCAGCAGCGATTCATTTGATCGCATCGCGTGGGAAGTGGGCTACAGCGATCCCGGCGCCCTGCGTAAGATTTTCACCCGCATTGTCGGGCTCACCCCCGGAGAATATCGCCGTCGCTTTAGCGCCAGCCAGGCAAAGGAACAGATGGCATAA
- a CDS encoding cysteine hydrolase family protein: MKQRGLIVIDLQNEYLPGGKLPLTGIEAAAHNAALAIADARSKEIPVFHIRHEFAHGEAPVFVPGTEGVEIQPTVKPAADEAVIVKNFVNAFRDTDLKAQLDAKGVEEVIIVGAMSHMCVDACVRAAADMGYPVTVLHDACATLDLSFGGVTVPAAQVHAAMMAAFEFGYGKVQSTSDYLSA, translated from the coding sequence ATGAAACAACGCGGTTTAATCGTCATCGATCTGCAAAACGAATATCTGCCAGGCGGTAAATTACCCCTGACCGGCATCGAGGCGGCAGCGCATAACGCAGCGCTTGCTATTGCTGACGCACGTTCAAAAGAGATCCCCGTCTTCCATATTCGTCATGAGTTCGCTCATGGCGAAGCACCGGTGTTTGTTCCCGGGACTGAGGGTGTGGAGATCCAGCCAACCGTTAAGCCCGCAGCGGATGAAGCGGTGATCGTGAAGAATTTCGTCAACGCCTTCCGGGACACTGACTTAAAAGCGCAGCTGGATGCGAAAGGCGTTGAAGAGGTGATTATCGTGGGGGCGATGAGCCATATGTGTGTGGATGCCTGCGTGCGGGCGGCGGCAGATATGGGCTACCCGGTTACCGTCCTGCATGATGCCTGCGCCACCCTTGACCTGTCTTTTGGCGGAGTCACTGTACCGGCGGCCCAGGTTCATGCTGCGATGATGGCCGCATTTGAGTTTGGCTATGGCAAAGTCCAGTCAACATCAGACTATCTGTCTGCATAA
- a CDS encoding LLM class flavin-dependent oxidoreductase produces the protein MNQVIFGTRRGGAPVPLSVLDFAMAGKGVTAHEALSGSIRLARLADKRGFTRYWLAEHHAMPGVTTPSPPLLLARLIGETTHIRLGAGGMMLPNFPPLVVAEQFGLLASLAPGRIDLGVGRAPGTDMATASALRRGDVGADSFPKQLDELMHFLKGDFPKGHPWQKAGVYAVPGPLQDKENGVPGAYQRPPVWLLGSSDYSARLAAQMGYPFAFAAHLADQNVMMAIKVYRQNFRPSANLDRPYVIASFGVMAADDESEARRQAWAYSHAMMRMSTGRSFIVPTPQEAENYGYSSGELQLIKMWNAKIMSGTGNQVVDQLAVWQQRIDADEIMLLNLGHSQEAIYRSTELIADVYEMPVNL, from the coding sequence GTGAATCAGGTCATTTTTGGTACGCGCCGGGGCGGGGCTCCGGTTCCACTTTCCGTGCTGGACTTCGCTATGGCGGGAAAAGGGGTAACGGCGCATGAGGCGCTGTCGGGGAGCATCCGGCTTGCCCGTCTGGCTGATAAGCGTGGTTTTACCCGTTACTGGCTTGCGGAGCACCACGCTATGCCTGGCGTTACTACCCCTTCGCCGCCGTTATTGCTGGCGCGGTTAATTGGTGAAACGACCCATATCCGGCTTGGCGCGGGTGGGATGATGTTACCTAACTTTCCGCCGCTGGTGGTGGCTGAACAGTTCGGATTGCTGGCCTCCCTTGCGCCGGGGCGTATTGATCTGGGCGTCGGTCGTGCCCCGGGAACCGATATGGCCACCGCGTCGGCGTTGCGGCGCGGTGACGTGGGAGCAGACAGTTTCCCGAAACAACTTGATGAGTTAATGCACTTCCTGAAAGGCGATTTCCCGAAAGGGCATCCGTGGCAAAAGGCAGGCGTGTATGCCGTTCCCGGCCCGCTGCAGGATAAAGAAAATGGGGTGCCAGGCGCGTATCAGCGTCCCCCCGTCTGGCTGCTGGGTTCGTCCGACTATTCTGCCCGGCTGGCGGCGCAAATGGGGTATCCGTTTGCGTTTGCTGCGCATCTGGCCGATCAGAACGTCATGATGGCCATCAAGGTCTATCGGCAGAACTTCCGTCCTTCTGCAAATCTTGACCGGCCTTATGTTATTGCCAGTTTTGGCGTGATGGCAGCGGATGATGAGAGTGAAGCCCGGCGTCAGGCATGGGCCTATTCCCACGCGATGATGCGCATGAGCACAGGCCGCTCATTTATCGTCCCAACGCCGCAGGAAGCCGAAAACTACGGTTATTCTTCGGGAGAGTTGCAGCTGATTAAAATGTGGAATGCCAAAATCATGAGCGGCACCGGTAACCAGGTGGTTGACCAGCTGGCCGTCTGGCAACAGCGCATTGATGCTGATGAAATTATGCTACTGAATCTGGGGCACTCTCAGGAGGCAATTTATCGCTCGACGGAACTGATTGCAGATGTCTATGAAATGCCCGTCAACCTTTAA
- a CDS encoding GlxA family transcriptional regulator → MSAVRIVVLAFEGVSLFQLSVPAVAFGVVNKPAGFPAYDVQYCAQSPGLIISDQGLPISVSSGLEAMEEADIIVVPAWKDPEEEVPDDIIEALQTANAQGKPIVGFCLGAFVLGAAGLLAGREATTHWVAREIFARRFPDAKFRPDVLYVTDGNIVTSAGTVAAFDCCLEMIRQQHGSDMANRIARQLVTPPHRQGGQAQYIEQPVPQLPCVGRLVEVLEWAREHLSEPLTLDTLAGVAKMSRRTFTRRFRDTTGTTVTKWLNAERVARAQQLLEITELPVECIASEVGFGTPMSLRLQFTAHLGTSPSEYRRTFCQRRGTQA, encoded by the coding sequence GTGTCTGCGGTTCGTATTGTGGTCCTGGCTTTTGAAGGAGTCAGTCTGTTTCAGCTTTCTGTACCTGCCGTTGCCTTCGGCGTTGTGAATAAGCCCGCAGGTTTCCCGGCCTATGATGTGCAGTACTGCGCGCAGTCCCCGGGGCTAATCATCAGCGATCAAGGGCTACCAATTAGCGTTTCATCCGGTCTGGAGGCGATGGAGGAGGCCGATATTATCGTGGTTCCGGCCTGGAAAGATCCGGAAGAAGAGGTGCCAGACGACATCATTGAGGCGCTGCAAACCGCCAATGCGCAGGGGAAACCGATAGTCGGGTTTTGCCTGGGGGCATTTGTCCTTGGCGCTGCCGGGTTGCTTGCCGGGCGGGAGGCGACGACCCACTGGGTTGCCCGGGAGATTTTTGCCCGCCGTTTTCCTGACGCGAAGTTCCGACCGGATGTGCTGTATGTGACGGATGGCAATATTGTGACCTCCGCTGGCACCGTTGCGGCGTTTGATTGCTGCCTTGAGATGATCCGCCAGCAGCATGGCTCCGATATGGCTAACCGGATCGCCCGCCAGCTGGTCACGCCGCCGCACCGACAGGGCGGGCAGGCCCAGTATATTGAACAACCGGTTCCGCAACTGCCCTGCGTCGGACGCCTGGTTGAAGTACTGGAGTGGGCCCGGGAACATCTGTCTGAACCCTTAACCCTCGATACGCTGGCGGGCGTGGCGAAAATGAGCCGCCGTACATTTACCCGTCGCTTTCGCGACACAACCGGCACGACCGTCACCAAATGGTTAAATGCCGAGCGCGTGGCGCGTGCCCAGCAGCTGCTGGAAATCACCGAACTGCCGGTAGAGTGCATTGCTTCTGAGGTGGGATTTGGGACACCGATGTCTTTACGTCTGCAGTTTACGGCGCATCTGGGCACCTCGCCTTCAGAATACCGGCGTACCTTCTGTCAGCGGCGCGGTACACAGGCCTGA
- the dsbG gene encoding thiol:disulfide interchange protein DsbG yields the protein MNKILTLLILLLSATAQAQTADLPEPVKQMEKQGIEIIKPFSAPGGVEGWLGKYQDMGVTLYLTPDKKHVVSGYMYDTQGNNLSEKIINDEIYIPAGREMWKQLTAAPGISEGSADAKCQVVVFSDPFCPYCNKFWHQAQPFIKDKSISTKTLLVGVIRPDSAQYAAAILSAKDPAKAWHDLESSDGKIKPALQGNTPPAVFKQIQQNQQLMEQTGASGTPAIYYLNKARALQQIIGLPDAEQMADLVACK from the coding sequence ATGAACAAGATCCTGACACTGTTAATTCTGCTGCTTAGCGCTACCGCTCAGGCGCAGACCGCTGACCTGCCCGAACCTGTTAAACAAATGGAGAAGCAGGGCATTGAAATTATTAAGCCGTTCAGCGCCCCCGGAGGCGTGGAAGGGTGGTTGGGTAAATATCAGGATATGGGCGTAACGCTCTACCTTACCCCGGATAAAAAGCATGTGGTTTCAGGCTATATGTATGATACGCAAGGCAATAACCTGAGCGAGAAAATCATCAATGATGAGATTTATATTCCCGCCGGGCGCGAAATGTGGAAGCAGCTCACCGCCGCGCCGGGGATTTCAGAAGGCAGCGCGGACGCGAAGTGCCAGGTGGTGGTCTTTTCCGATCCCTTCTGCCCCTACTGCAACAAGTTCTGGCATCAGGCTCAACCTTTTATCAAAGATAAAAGTATCAGCACCAAAACGCTGCTGGTTGGCGTGATCCGCCCGGACAGCGCGCAGTATGCGGCGGCAATCCTCTCCGCGAAGGATCCGGCTAAAGCCTGGCATGACCTTGAGAGTAGCGACGGAAAGATTAAACCGGCGCTGCAAGGCAACACGCCGCCCGCCGTGTTTAAGCAGATACAGCAGAATCAGCAGCTTATGGAGCAGACAGGGGCCAGCGGTACGCCTGCCATTTATTACCTGAATAAGGCGCGGGCTTTGCAACAAATCATCGGCTTGCCTGATGCTGAACAAATGGCCGATCTGGTGGCCTGTAAATAA
- a CDS encoding protein-disulfide reductase DsbD family protein encodes MKTFFRSLWFLLFSLSAASAAVPGWPIKPDNLHAQVHVWHDAPAEGKVRLLLDVTPNEGWKTYWRTPGDGGFRPAIAWEQQTKTQWHWPRPVRFDSAGFSSVGYDRRVVFPLDVAIDERQRLRGKLTLSLCSNLCVVNTFPLDIDLASGPSAHFAEAWDNAMRAVPPDNGPVAVKSVVADNDTLIVKLTTPEGWSQPDLFADNPAGANLSPPQTEILGDTLTARFSVSDKQGNPLDASRLQQLPLLISNGAQSQQLRVDISPSTTLWQIVVVALAGGLILNLMPCVLPVLGIKLASLMTLAESSRRQTRLRFLATAAGIIFSFLVLAAVITGLRLSGAWIGWGFQFQSPWFIATMVLVTWIFCFSLAGLLEIRLPSGLSTRLATAGGNGIGGSFLEGAFATLLATPCTAPFLGTAVTFALAAPVHQLWLIFLVLGVGMSLPWLVISIAPGVARWLPKPGPWMAKLRLVLVLLMLGSCLWLMSLLVKEWGARYVLIVGGLMVAFFLFRCAQAMPNHKENLRSLVFGVLFGAGLYAFLAPQPQGKADSPLNWQPLSEAALSEALDARKRVLVDITADWCLNCRVNEVLVLHRPEVIAALNRDDVVLLQGNWSQPSAEIEQFLRRYGASGIPFNAIFGPAIPQGHVLPSLLSKDALLTTLTRANPAPSPDFTEEK; translated from the coding sequence ATGAAAACCTTTTTCAGGAGCCTGTGGTTCCTGTTATTCAGCCTGTCTGCGGCCTCAGCCGCGGTACCGGGCTGGCCGATAAAGCCTGACAATTTACATGCTCAGGTTCATGTCTGGCATGATGCGCCCGCAGAGGGGAAAGTTCGTCTGCTGCTGGACGTAACCCCCAATGAAGGGTGGAAAACCTACTGGCGAACGCCCGGCGATGGCGGCTTTCGGCCCGCGATCGCATGGGAGCAGCAGACAAAAACGCAGTGGCACTGGCCCCGGCCCGTCCGGTTTGATTCTGCTGGCTTCAGTTCCGTCGGCTACGATCGCCGCGTCGTGTTTCCGCTAGACGTTGCCATCGATGAGCGCCAGCGATTGCGCGGGAAACTGACGCTTTCGCTGTGCAGCAATCTCTGCGTGGTCAATACCTTCCCGCTGGATATCGACCTGGCCTCCGGTCCGTCAGCGCACTTTGCCGAGGCCTGGGACAACGCGATGCGCGCGGTTCCGCCAGATAACGGCCCGGTGGCGGTTAAATCTGTCGTCGCGGACAATGACACGCTGATTGTCAAACTGACCACCCCGGAAGGCTGGTCGCAGCCCGATCTCTTTGCTGATAACCCGGCCGGGGCGAACCTGTCGCCACCGCAGACAGAGATCCTCGGTGACACGCTGACCGCCCGGTTTAGCGTCAGCGATAAGCAGGGCAACCCGCTGGATGCGTCCCGGCTACAGCAGCTCCCTCTGTTGATCAGCAATGGTGCGCAGAGCCAGCAGCTCAGGGTCGATATCAGCCCGTCCACCACGCTATGGCAGATCGTGGTTGTGGCGTTAGCGGGCGGGCTTATTCTGAACCTGATGCCCTGTGTCCTGCCTGTACTCGGGATCAAACTCGCTTCGCTGATGACCCTGGCTGAGAGTAGCCGCCGTCAGACGCGGCTGCGTTTTCTGGCAACCGCGGCCGGGATCATCTTCTCGTTTCTGGTGCTGGCGGCAGTCATCACCGGCCTGCGGCTGTCCGGTGCCTGGATTGGCTGGGGCTTCCAGTTCCAGAGCCCCTGGTTCATTGCCACCATGGTGCTGGTGACGTGGATCTTCTGTTTCAGCCTGGCAGGCCTGCTTGAGATCCGCCTCCCTTCAGGGCTTTCCACCCGGCTGGCTACCGCCGGTGGTAACGGCATCGGGGGGAGTTTCCTTGAAGGCGCCTTTGCGACCCTGCTTGCCACACCCTGCACGGCACCTTTCCTTGGTACTGCCGTGACCTTCGCGTTAGCCGCGCCCGTGCATCAGCTGTGGCTTATCTTCCTGGTGCTGGGTGTAGGGATGAGTCTTCCCTGGCTGGTAATCAGCATCGCCCCCGGCGTGGCGCGCTGGTTGCCTAAACCCGGCCCCTGGATGGCAAAACTGCGCCTGGTGCTGGTGCTCCTGATGCTGGGATCCTGTCTCTGGCTGATGTCGCTGCTGGTGAAAGAGTGGGGCGCACGCTATGTGCTGATCGTCGGCGGTTTGATGGTGGCGTTTTTCCTTTTCCGCTGCGCGCAGGCCATGCCGAACCACAAAGAGAATCTGCGCAGCCTGGTGTTTGGCGTGCTGTTTGGCGCGGGACTGTATGCTTTTCTGGCTCCCCAGCCCCAGGGGAAGGCCGACTCCCCTCTGAACTGGCAACCGCTCAGTGAAGCGGCGCTCAGTGAGGCGCTGGATGCCAGAAAGCGCGTGCTGGTGGATATTACCGCCGACTGGTGTCTGAACTGCCGGGTTAATGAAGTCCTGGTGCTTCATCGCCCTGAGGTTATTGCTGCCTTAAACCGCGACGACGTTGTGCTGTTGCAGGGAAACTGGAGTCAGCCCTCTGCTGAAATCGAGCAGTTCCTGCGCCGCTACGGCGCCAGCGGCATTCCTTTTAACGCCATTTTTGGCCCTGCCATTCCGCAGGGGCATGTCCTGCCTTCCCTTTTGAGCAAAGACGCGCTGTTGACCACGCTGACGAGGGCGAATCCGGCCCCGTCTCCTGATTTTACTGAGGAAAAATAA
- a CDS encoding copper-binding protein produces MKGQTDACRNARAGITLQIAACPLASRSLFSLPMTILTGPTQHKNRQLKAVALLVVACFVMLICLTQRASILHHMQVKAAALSLTADTSPQELTSPGLSPCELSAHSLLSTQPLHFDTILLLPGLLVLVLAVLLKISVLPRPVIFFRPPLLRIHLKNCVFRE; encoded by the coding sequence GTGAAGGGTCAAACTGACGCCTGCCGGAACGCCCGGGCTGGCATTACTTTACAAATTGCCGCTTGCCCGCTGGCGAGTCGCTCACTATTCTCATTGCCCATGACTATCCTGACGGGTCCGACTCAACATAAAAACAGGCAACTTAAAGCGGTCGCGCTTCTGGTGGTTGCCTGTTTTGTCATGCTGATCTGTCTGACCCAGCGGGCCAGTATCCTGCATCACATGCAGGTTAAAGCCGCCGCGCTCTCTTTGACTGCTGACACCAGCCCGCAGGAACTTACGTCGCCAGGGTTGTCACCCTGTGAGCTGAGCGCCCACTCGCTGCTTAGTACGCAGCCCCTCCATTTCGATACCATTCTGCTCTTACCCGGTCTGCTGGTTCTTGTTTTAGCGGTGCTGCTTAAAATCAGCGTCTTGCCGAGACCGGTGATCTTTTTCCGACCCCCCTTACTTCGAATACATCTTAAGAACTGCGTTTTCCGTGAATGA
- a CDS encoding LysR substrate-binding domain-containing protein — MLAQENLLALLHTFEIAAHHLSFTRAAKTLNLTQGAVSQRIRHLETLLGFRLFLRLTRKLQLTDEGGRLLNVLSMSLKRINDEIEDIRVQGLRGTLSVGLPPTFAFLWLIPRLAEFRARWPGLNINFRVRAGLVDFNLERVDAAIYYSNLRYPDLYCERLADEALVPVCSPALKNSLLANGDWPADIPFIHASESVDSQDVFSEWREWCQVTNQPLPVEENFMSFNNCQMAIEAAVSGCGVAMGRKRLIKKYVAAGDLVMPFEQEIPAGHGYDLIMPRENLNRPGIVAFSQWVKEILREGSN; from the coding sequence ATGTTAGCTCAGGAAAATCTGCTGGCGCTATTGCATACCTTTGAAATAGCCGCGCATCATCTCAGCTTTACGCGGGCCGCGAAAACGCTCAACCTGACCCAGGGCGCAGTGAGCCAACGTATACGGCATCTCGAAACCCTGCTGGGGTTCAGGCTGTTTCTCCGCCTGACCCGCAAGTTGCAGCTTACCGATGAAGGGGGGCGACTGTTGAACGTCCTGTCCATGTCCCTTAAGCGCATTAATGATGAAATCGAAGATATCCGCGTCCAGGGGTTGCGCGGCACACTCTCTGTGGGGCTTCCCCCCACGTTTGCTTTCCTGTGGCTGATCCCGCGTTTAGCCGAATTCCGGGCGCGGTGGCCTGGGCTGAATATTAATTTCCGGGTCAGGGCAGGGCTGGTGGATTTCAATCTGGAACGGGTAGATGCTGCGATTTACTACAGCAATCTCCGCTATCCGGATCTCTATTGTGAGCGCCTGGCCGACGAGGCGCTGGTTCCTGTGTGTTCGCCGGCGTTAAAAAATAGCCTCCTGGCTAACGGTGACTGGCCTGCGGATATCCCCTTCATCCATGCTTCTGAGTCAGTGGATTCGCAGGACGTCTTTTCAGAGTGGCGCGAATGGTGTCAGGTCACAAACCAGCCCCTGCCGGTGGAAGAGAATTTTATGAGCTTCAACAATTGTCAGATGGCGATTGAGGCGGCGGTCAGCGGATGCGGGGTGGCGATGGGCAGAAAGCGGCTGATTAAGAAGTACGTTGCCGCGGGCGATCTGGTTATGCCCTTTGAACAGGAAATTCCAGCCGGGCATGGATATGATCTCATTATGCCGCGTGAAAACCTGAACCGACCGGGGATTGTGGCCTTCAGCCAGTGGGTGAAAGAGATCCTGCGTGAAGGGTCAAACTGA
- a CDS encoding 6-phospho-beta-glucosidase, giving the protein MKDLKIVVIGAGSSYTPELMEGIIKRQHEFPVRELWLVDIEEGREKMAIIAGLTRRMLEKNGLDIPVFETLNRQEALKDADFVCSQFRAGCLDARISDERISLKYDMIGQETNGLGGFANACRTIPVALEIAAEMERLCPDAWLLNFTNPSGMVTEAILKHSKVRTVGLCNVPVIMQKGIASLLGVNDVNDFILQVAGLNHFIFARHIWHEGRDKLTQVIQNISAGNDPLIPRNIPPFKWPEGLLENLGMIPCPYLRYYYMSDDMYRQELGEAQGEGTRGEVVKALEKQLFDIYRNPELAEKPKALEGRGGQYYSDAACELMSAIYNDKRIIMHVNTRNNGTIAGLPDDCAVEVSSLITRSGPIPLNVEPFPEDTLRLIQLMKSFEALTIEAAITGDRHTAWRALVINPLINSGQVLEKALAEVIEHNKALMPAFHKHP; this is encoded by the coding sequence GTGAAAGATCTAAAAATCGTGGTTATCGGTGCCGGTTCGAGTTACACCCCGGAGTTAATGGAAGGCATCATCAAGCGACAGCATGAATTTCCGGTCCGCGAGTTGTGGCTGGTGGATATCGAAGAGGGTCGGGAGAAGATGGCTATTATCGCTGGCCTCACCCGACGAATGCTGGAAAAAAATGGTCTGGATATTCCGGTTTTTGAGACGCTGAATCGTCAGGAAGCTCTGAAGGATGCCGATTTTGTCTGCTCCCAGTTCCGGGCCGGTTGCCTGGACGCGCGTATCAGCGACGAGCGTATTTCACTGAAATACGACATGATTGGCCAGGAGACCAACGGACTGGGCGGGTTCGCTAATGCGTGCCGCACCATTCCTGTCGCCCTGGAAATTGCGGCCGAAATGGAGCGGCTCTGTCCCGACGCCTGGTTGCTTAATTTCACAAATCCCTCAGGAATGGTCACCGAAGCCATTCTTAAACACAGTAAGGTACGGACGGTAGGGCTGTGTAATGTGCCGGTCATCATGCAAAAAGGGATTGCGAGTTTACTGGGGGTCAATGACGTCAATGACTTTATTCTCCAGGTAGCCGGGCTTAACCACTTTATTTTCGCGCGTCATATCTGGCATGAAGGCCGCGATAAACTGACCCAGGTGATCCAGAACATTTCCGCAGGCAACGACCCGCTGATCCCACGTAATATTCCCCCTTTCAAATGGCCGGAGGGTTTGCTGGAAAACCTGGGCATGATCCCCTGCCCTTATCTGCGCTACTACTATATGAGCGACGATATGTATCGCCAGGAGTTGGGCGAGGCGCAGGGCGAAGGAACCCGTGGCGAAGTGGTGAAAGCCCTGGAAAAACAGCTCTTCGATATCTACCGTAACCCCGAGCTGGCTGAGAAACCGAAGGCGCTGGAGGGACGTGGCGGTCAGTATTACTCAGATGCAGCATGTGAACTGATGAGTGCGATCTACAACGATAAACGTATCATTATGCACGTTAACACGCGCAATAACGGCACCATCGCCGGCCTGCCGGATGACTGTGCCGTTGAGGTGAGTTCCCTGATCACCCGCTCTGGACCTATTCCGCTGAACGTCGAACCTTTCCCGGAGGATACGCTGCGCCTGATCCAGCTGATGAAGAGCTTTGAGGCGCTGACGATCGAAGCGGCTATTACCGGCGATCGCCACACGGCGTGGCGCGCGCTGGTCATTAACCCCTTAATCAACAGCGGCCAGGTGCTTGAAAAGGCGCTGGCGGAAGTTATCGAG